From the Palaemon carinicauda isolate YSFRI2023 chromosome 42, ASM3689809v2, whole genome shotgun sequence genome, one window contains:
- the LOC137633164 gene encoding uncharacterized protein, with product MNVDMFFQNLQSVQDRYEFTPRDMWNMVETWVPTVQKPVKVVARKGSKQIGKITSAERGTLVTVAIAVSAIGNAVPPFLVFPRVHFHDHFLINSPLGSYGAANPSGWMKESDFVGFLDHFVKHTKCLKEHPVLLLLDNHESHLSIDGLNYCKANGIIALSFPHTALIGCNRMI from the coding sequence ATGAATgtagacatgttttttcaaaatCTTCAATCTGTCCAAGATCGCTATGAGTTTACTCCAAGGGACATGTGGAACATGGTTGAGACTTGGGTACCAACAGTTCAGAAGCCTGTTAAAGTTGTTGCTCGAAAAGGGTCTAAACAAATTGGAAAAATTACCTCAGCAGAAAGAGGAACTCTTGTAACAGTCGCTATAGCTGTTTCAGCAATTGGTAATGCAGTCCCTCCTTTCTTAGTTTTCCCAAGAGTTCATTTCCACGATCATTTCCTGATTAATAGCCCTCTAGGTAGTTATGGAGCAGCTAATCCATCAGGGTGGATGAAAGAGTCTGACTTTGTTGGGTTTCTTGACCATTTTGTGAAACATACTAAATGTTTAAAAGAGCACCCAGTGCTTTTATTACTAGACAATCATGAGTCTCACCTGTCCATAGATGGCCTGAATTATTGTAAGGCAAATGGAATTATTGCTCTTTCATTCCCCCACACTGCTCTTATAGGATGCAACCGCATGATATAA